A part of Muntiacus reevesi chromosome 12, mMunRee1.1, whole genome shotgun sequence genomic DNA contains:
- the SCRIB gene encoding protein scribble homolog isoform X6 — MLKCIPLWRCNRHVESVDKRHCSLQAVPEEIYRYSRSLEELLLDANQLRELPKPFFRLLNLRKLGLSDNEIQRLPPEVANFMQLVELDVSRNDIPEIPESIKFCKALEIADFSGNPLSRLPEGFTQLRSLAHLALNDVSLQALPGDVGNLANLVTLELRENLLKSLPASLSFLVKLEQLDLGGNDLEVLPDTLGALPNLRELWLDRNQLSALPPELGNLRRLVCLDVSENRLEELPAELGGLVLLTDLLLSQNLLQRLPDGIGQLKQLSILKVDQNRLCEVTEAIGDCENLSELILTENLLTALPHSLGKLTKLTNLNVDRNHLEVLPPEIGGCVALSVLSLRDNRLAVLPPELAHTAELHVLDVAGNRLQSLPFALTHLNLKALWLAENQAQPMLRFQTEDDAQTGEKVLTCYLLPQQPLPSLEDPGLRSSPSESWGDAPLSRVSVIQFLEAPVGDDDPEEAAAEKRGLQRRATPHPSELKVMKRGVERRSEATSCRPDPVPPSPSEEEKRLSIESGLSADSHLSAGTASQGEPEDPLAEEEGLSQQEPMPATQEEVMEETYEELSQPTVRFAEDTLLLPREDGESEEGQPEAPWPLPGGRQRLIRKDTPHYKKHFKISKLPQPEAVVALLQGTPPDSEGPVGAGGWHNGPHMSWAPRAEEEEEGEAEEEEEGAAVEEEKAAASVPSVKGVSFDQANNLLIEPARIEEEELTLTIVRQTGGLGISIAGGKGSTPYKGDDEGIFISRVSEEGPAARAGVRVGDKLLEVNGVALQDAEHQQAVEALRGAGATVHMRLWRERMVEPENAVTVTALRPEDDYSPRERRGGSLRLPLLPPEPPRPPRQRHVACLVRSEKGLGFSIAGGKGSTPYRTGDGGIFISRIAEGGAAHRAGTLQVGDRVLSINGVDMTEARHDHAVSLLTAASPTIALLLEREAGGPRAPSPPPHSSPPTTAAPAAPGEPGPLRLSPGLLAAALEGPYPVEEICLPRAGGPLGLSIVGGSDHSSHPFGVQEPGVFISKVLPRGLAARSGLRVGDRILAVNGQDVREATHQEAVSALLRPCLELVLLVRRDPPPPGMRELCIQKAPGERLGISIRGGAKGHAGNPCDPTDEGIFISKVSPTGAAGRDGRLRVGLRLLEVNQQSLLGLTHGEAVQLLRSVGDTLTVLVCDGFDTSTATPEVSPGVIANPFAADLGRRNSLESISSIDRELSPEGPGKEKELPGQIPLWGPEATVLPGSGEMAEVPCSPGHQQIKPGVIQPLAQAWPRGSLAPRGRGGPQPPPSPPSPAELPANVKQAYRTFAAVPGLHPPLDTPAQPPMPGPTASPEQLSFRERQKYFELEMRVPQAEGPPKRVSLVGADDLRKMQEEEARKLQQKRAQMLRDAAADTVRPEADAPEDEEPEEEPLWAGQGPVAEGLGPASPPPQGGGAPVRTAKAERRHQERLRVQSPELPAPERALSPAERRALEAEKRALWRAARMKSLEQDALRAQMVLSKSQEGRSKRGPLERLAEAPSPAPTPSPTPLEDLGPQTGTSPGRLSPDFTEELRSLEPPSSPGLPEEDGEVAMVLLGRPSPGSAGPEEVALCSSRRAVRPGRRGLGPVPS, encoded by the exons ATGCTCAAGTGCATCCCGCTCTGGCGCTGCAACCGGCACGTGGAGTCGGTGGACAAGAGGCACTGCTCGCTGCAGGCCGTGCCCGAGGAGATCTACCGGTACAGCCGCAGCCTGGAGGAGCTGCTCCTCGACGCCAACCAGCTGCGCGAGCTGCCCAAG CCCTTCTTTAGGCTACTGAACCTGCGCAAGCTGGGCCTGAGCGATAATGAGATCCAGCGGTTGCCTCCGGAGGTGGCCAACTTCATGCAGCTGGTGGAGCTGGATGTGTCCCGGAATG ACATCCCTGAGATTCCTGAGAGCATCAAGTTCTGCAAAGCTCTGGAGATTGCTGACTTCAGTGGGAATCCCTTGTCCAG GCTCCCCGAAGGCTTCACTCAGCTACGCAGTCTGGCTCACCTGGCGCTAAATGACGTGTCCCTGCAGGCGCTGCCTGGGGACGTGGGCAA CCTTGCCAACCTGGTGACCCTGGAGCTCCGGGAGAATCTGCTCAAGTCCTTGCCTGC gtCCCTGTCTTTCCTGGTCAAGCTGGAACAGCTGGATTTGGGAGGCAACGATCTGGAAGTGCTG CCTGACACCCTGGGGGCCCTGCCCAACCTGAGGGAGCTGTGGCTGGACCGGAACCAGCTATCTGCCCTGCCCCCG GAGCTCGGGAATCTGCGGCGCCTGGTGTGCCTGGACGTGTCTGAGAACCGGCTGGAGGAGCTGCCTGCGGAGCTCGGGGGGCTGGTGCTGCTCACTGACCTGTTGCTCTCCCAGAATCTGCTGCAGCGGCTTCCGGACGGCATCG GTCAGTTGAAGCAGTTGTCCATCTTGAAGGTGGACCAGAATCGCCTGTGCGAGGTGACAGAAGCCATCGGGGACTGTGAGAACCTGTCGGAGCTGATTCTCACAGAGAACCTGCTGACG GCCCTGCCCCACTCCTTGGGGAAACTGACCAAGCTGACCAACCTCAACGTGGACCGGAACCACCTAGAGGTACTGCCACCTGAGATTGGGGGCTGCGTGGCACTCAGCGTCCTCTCTTTGAGGGACAACCGCCTGGCCGTCCTGCCACCAGAGCTTGCCCACACAGCTGAGCTACACGTGCTGGATGTGGCGGGCAACCG gctgcaGAGTCTGCCATTTGCACTCACGCACCTCAACCTGAAGGCCTTGTGGCTAGCAGAGAACCAGGCGCAGCCCATGCTTCGGTTCCAGACCGAGGATGACGCCCAGACAGGCGAGAAGGTTCTCACCTGCTACCTGCTGCCTCAGCAGCCGCTGCCCAGCCTTG AGGACCCTGGGCTGCGGAGCAGCCCTTCGGAAAGCTGGGGTGACGCCCCGCTCAGCCGTGTCAGCGTCATCCAGTTCCTGGAGGCCCCCGTGGGTGACGACGACCCGGAGGAAGCCGCTGCTGAGAAACGG GGTCTGCAGCGTCGGGCTACGCCACACCCCAGCGAGCTCAAGGTGATGAAGAGGGGTGTGGAGCGCCGGAGCGAAGCCACCTCCTGCAGGCCTGACCCTGTGCCACCCTCACCCTCCGAGGAG GAGAAGAGGCTGAGCATTGAGTCTGGCCTGAGTGCAGACTCGCACCTGTCTGCCGGCACAGCCTCCCAGGGCGAGCCTGAGGACCCGCTGGCTGAGGAGGAGGGGCTGAGCCAGCAGGAACCCATGCCAGCCACCCAGGAGGAGGTCATGGAGGAGACCTACGAAGAG CTCTCACAGCCCACCGTGCGCTTCGCGGAGGACACGCTGCTCCTGCCCAGGGAGGATGGCGAGAGTGAGGAGGGCCAGCCAGAGGCGCCCTGGCCCTTGCCAGGGGGCAGACAGAGGCTCATCCGCAAAGACACGCCCCACTACAAGAAGCACTTCAAGATCTCCAAGCTGCCCCAGCCTGAGGCCGTGgtggccctcctgcaggggacacCGCCAGACAGTGAGGGCccggtgggggctgggggctggcacAATGGCCCCCACATGTCCTGGGCTCCGAGagcagaagaagaggaggaaggcgaggctgaggaggaagaggagggggcggcggtggaggaggagaaggcggcCGCCTCTGTACCTTCTGTCAAG GGGGTGTCGTTTGACCAGGCCAATAACCTGCTGATAGAGCCCGCTCGCATTGAGGAGGAAGAG CTGACACTCACCATTGTGCGGCAGACGGGGGGCCTGGGCATCAGCATTGCGGGTGGCAAGGGCTCCACGCCCTATAAGGGGGATGACGAG GGCATTTTCATTTCCCGTGTGTCTGAGGAGGGCCCTGCGGCTCGGGCTGGGGTCCGAGTAGGTGACAAGCTCCTTGAG GTGAATGGCGTGGCCCTGCAGGACGCGGAGCACCAGCAGGCCGTGGAGGCGCTGCGTGGGGCGGGCGCCACCGTGCACATGCGGCTGTGGCGGGAGCGCATGGTGGAGCCTGAGAACGCGGTCACCGTCACGGCCCTGCGGCCCGAGGATGACTACAGCCCGCGGGAGCGGCGAGGGGGCAGCCTGCGCCTGCCCCTGCTCCCACCCGAGCCCCCCAGGCCCCCCCGCCAGCGCCACGTGGCCTGCCTTGTGCGCAGCGAGAAGGGGCTGGGCTTCAGCATCGCAGGCGGGAAAGGCTCCACGCCCTACCGGACCGGCGACGGG GGCATCTTCATCTCCCGCATCGCTGAGGGGGGCGCCGCCCACCGGGCAGGCACCCTGCAGGTCGGCGACCGCGTCCTTTCT ATCAACGGGGTGGACATGACCGAGGCCAGGCACGACCATGCCGTCTCCCTGCTGACCGCCGCCTCGCCCACCATCGCCCTGTTGCTGGAGCGGGAGGCTGGGGGGCCCCGAGCCCCGAGCCCTCCGCCccactcctccccacccaccactgctgcccctgctgccccaggggAGCCCGGGCCTCTGAGGCTGTCCCCTGGTTTGCTGGCCGCTGCCCTGGAGGGGCCGTACCCAGTGGAG GAGATCTGTCTGCCCAGAGCGGGGGGCCCCTTGGGGCTCAGCATCGTTGGGGGCTCCGACCACTCCAGCCACCCATTCGGTGTCCAGGAGCCTGGCGTGTTCATTTCTAAG GTGCTCCCGCGGGGCCTGGCTGCACGCAGCGGCCTGCGGGTCGGGGACCGCATCCTGGCAGTGAATGGGCAGGATGTGCGGGAGGCCACGCACCAGGAAGCCGTCAGCGCCCTGCTCCGGCCCTGCCTGGAGCTGGTACTGCTCGTGCGGAGGGACCCGCCGCCCCCGGGCATGCGGGAACTGTGCATCCAGAAGGCCCCCGGGGAGAGGCTGGGCATCAGCATCCGTGGGGGCGCCAAGGGCCACGCTGGAAACCCCTGCGACCCCACCGATGAGGGCATTTTCATCTCCAAG GTGAGCCCCACGGGAGCAGCTGGGCGAGACGGCCGTCTGCGGGTGGGGCTGCGGCTGCTGGAGGTAAACCAGCAGAGCCTGCTGGGCCTGACACACGGCGAGGCCGTGCAACTGCTGCGCAGCGTGGGCGACACCCTGACCGTGCTGGTCTGCGACGGTTTCGACACCAGCACTGCCACCCCCGAG GTGTCCCCAGGCGTCATCGCCAACCCCTTCGCAGCTGACCTTGGCCGCCGGAACAGCCTGGAAAGCATCTCCTCCATCGACCGAGAGCTGAGCCCTGAGGGCCCCGGCAAG GAGAAGGAGCTGCCCGGACAGATCCCACTGTGGGGCCCGGAGGCCACG GTGCTGCCTGGAAGTGGAGAGATGGCTGAGGTCCCCTGCTCCCCTGGCCACCAGCAG ATAAAGCCTGGGGTGATCCAGCCACTGGCTCAGGCCTGGCCAAGGGGCTCCCTGGCCCCCAGGGGCAGAGGTGGTCCCCAGCCC CCCCCGTCCCCGCCCTCCCCTGCCGAGCTGCCGGCCAACGTGAAGCAAGCCTATAGGACGTTCGCCGCTGTGCCCGGCCTACACCCGCCTCTGGACACCCCTGCCCAG ccccccatgCCTGGGCCCACGGCCTCGCCGGAGCAGCTGTCCTTCCGCGAGCGGCAGAAATACTTCGAGCTGGAGATGCGGGTGCCCCAGGCCGAGGGCCCCCCTAAGCGCGTGTCGCTGGTGGGCGCCGACGACCTGCGGAAGatgcaggaggaggagg CCCGCAAGCTACAGCAGAAGAGGGCACAGATGCTGCGCGACGCAGCGGCCGACACGGTGCGCCCAGAAGCTGATGCTCCCGAGGACGAGGAGCCTGAGGAGGAGCCACTCTGGGCCGGCCAGGGCCCCGTGGCTGAAGG GCTCGGCCCCGCGTCTCCCCCACCGCAGGGAGGCGGCGCCCCAGTGCGGACGGCCAAGGCCGAGCGGCGCCACCAGGAGCGGCTTCGTGTGCAGagccccgagctgccggccccaGAGCGGGCCCTGTCCCCAGCTGAGCGCCGCGCCCTGGAGGCGGAGAAGCGGGCGCTGTGGAGGGCGGCCAG GATGAAGTCCCTGGAGCAGGACGCCCTCCGTGCACAGATGGTCCTCAGCAAGTCCCAGGAGGGCCGAAGCAAGCGGGGACCCCTGGAGCGCCTGGCCGAGGCCCCCTCGCCCGCGCCCACCCCATCACCCACCCCCTTGGAAG ACCTCGGCCCCCAGACCGGCACCTCCCCAGGACGATTG TCCCCAGATTTCACTGAGGAGCTGAGGTCCTTGGAACCACCTTCAAGCCCAG GTCTGCCAGAGGAGGATGGAGAGGTGGCCATGGTGCTTCTGGGCAGGCCCTCTCCAGGCTCTGCGGGTCCCGAGGAGGTGGCCTTGTGCAGCAGCCGCCGGGCCGTGCGGCCAGGGCGCCGGGGCCTGGGCCCAGTACCCTCCTAG
- the SCRIB gene encoding protein scribble homolog isoform X12 yields the protein MLKCIPLWRCNRHVESVDKRHCSLQAVPEEIYRYSRSLEELLLDANQLRELPKPFFRLLNLRKLGLSDNEIQRLPPEVANFMQLVELDVSRNDIPEIPESIKFCKALEIADFSGNPLSRLPEGFTQLRSLAHLALNDVSLQALPGDVGNLANLVTLELRENLLKSLPASLSFLVKLEQLDLGGNDLEVLPDTLGALPNLRELWLDRNQLSALPPELGNLRRLVCLDVSENRLEELPAELGGLVLLTDLLLSQNLLQRLPDGIGQLKQLSILKVDQNRLCEVTEAIGDCENLSELILTENLLTALPHSLGKLTKLTNLNVDRNHLEVLPPEIGGCVALSVLSLRDNRLAVLPPELAHTAELHVLDVAGNRLQSLPFALTHLNLKALWLAENQAQPMLRFQTEDDAQTGEKVLTCYLLPQQPLPSLEDPGLRSSPSESWGDAPLSRVSVIQFLEAPVGDDDPEEAAAEKRGLQRRATPHPSELKVMKRGVERRSEATSCRPDPVPPSPSEEEKRLSIESGLSADSHLSAGTASQGEPEDPLAEEEGLSQQEPMPATQEEVMEETYEEPTVRFAEDTLLLPREDGESEEGQPEAPWPLPGGRQRLIRKDTPHYKKHFKISKLPQPEAVVALLQGTPPDSEGPVGAGGWHNGPHMSWAPRAEEEEEGEAEEEEEGAAVEEEKAAASVPSVKGVSFDQANNLLIEPARIEEEELTLTIVRQTGGLGISIAGGKGSTPYKGDDEGIFISRVSEEGPAARAGVRVGDKLLEVNGVALQDAEHQQAVEALRGAGATVHMRLWRERMVEPENAVTVTALRPEDDYSPRERRGGSLRLPLLPPEPPRPPRQRHVACLVRSEKGLGFSIAGGKGSTPYRTGDGGIFISRIAEGGAAHRAGTLQVGDRVLSINGVDMTEARHDHAVSLLTAASPTIALLLEREAGGPRAPSPPPHSSPPTTAAPAAPGEPGPLRLSPGLLAAALEGPYPVEEICLPRAGGPLGLSIVGGSDHSSHPFGVQEPGVFISKVLPRGLAARSGLRVGDRILAVNGQDVREATHQEAVSALLRPCLELVLLVRRDPPPPGMRELCIQKAPGERLGISIRGGAKGHAGNPCDPTDEGIFISKVSPTGAAGRDGRLRVGLRLLEVNQQSLLGLTHGEAVQLLRSVGDTLTVLVCDGFDTSTATPEVSPGVIANPFAADLGRRNSLESISSIDRELSPEGPGKEKELPGQIPLWGPEATVLPGSGEMAEVPCSPGHQQPPSPPSPAELPANVKQAYRTFAAVPGLHPPLDTPAQPPMPGPTASPEQLSFRERQKYFELEMRVPQAEGPPKRVSLVGADDLRKMQEEEARKLQQKRAQMLRDAAADTVRPEADAPEDEEPEEEPLWAGQGPVAEGLGPASPPPQGGGAPVRTAKAERRHQERLRVQSPELPAPERALSPAERRALEAEKRALWRAARMKSLEQDALRAQMVLSKSQEGRSKRGPLERLAEAPSPAPTPSPTPLEDLGPQTGTSPGRLSPDFTEELRSLEPPSSPGLPEEDGEVAMVLLGRPSPGSAGPEEVALCSSRRAVRPGRRGLGPVPS from the exons ATGCTCAAGTGCATCCCGCTCTGGCGCTGCAACCGGCACGTGGAGTCGGTGGACAAGAGGCACTGCTCGCTGCAGGCCGTGCCCGAGGAGATCTACCGGTACAGCCGCAGCCTGGAGGAGCTGCTCCTCGACGCCAACCAGCTGCGCGAGCTGCCCAAG CCCTTCTTTAGGCTACTGAACCTGCGCAAGCTGGGCCTGAGCGATAATGAGATCCAGCGGTTGCCTCCGGAGGTGGCCAACTTCATGCAGCTGGTGGAGCTGGATGTGTCCCGGAATG ACATCCCTGAGATTCCTGAGAGCATCAAGTTCTGCAAAGCTCTGGAGATTGCTGACTTCAGTGGGAATCCCTTGTCCAG GCTCCCCGAAGGCTTCACTCAGCTACGCAGTCTGGCTCACCTGGCGCTAAATGACGTGTCCCTGCAGGCGCTGCCTGGGGACGTGGGCAA CCTTGCCAACCTGGTGACCCTGGAGCTCCGGGAGAATCTGCTCAAGTCCTTGCCTGC gtCCCTGTCTTTCCTGGTCAAGCTGGAACAGCTGGATTTGGGAGGCAACGATCTGGAAGTGCTG CCTGACACCCTGGGGGCCCTGCCCAACCTGAGGGAGCTGTGGCTGGACCGGAACCAGCTATCTGCCCTGCCCCCG GAGCTCGGGAATCTGCGGCGCCTGGTGTGCCTGGACGTGTCTGAGAACCGGCTGGAGGAGCTGCCTGCGGAGCTCGGGGGGCTGGTGCTGCTCACTGACCTGTTGCTCTCCCAGAATCTGCTGCAGCGGCTTCCGGACGGCATCG GTCAGTTGAAGCAGTTGTCCATCTTGAAGGTGGACCAGAATCGCCTGTGCGAGGTGACAGAAGCCATCGGGGACTGTGAGAACCTGTCGGAGCTGATTCTCACAGAGAACCTGCTGACG GCCCTGCCCCACTCCTTGGGGAAACTGACCAAGCTGACCAACCTCAACGTGGACCGGAACCACCTAGAGGTACTGCCACCTGAGATTGGGGGCTGCGTGGCACTCAGCGTCCTCTCTTTGAGGGACAACCGCCTGGCCGTCCTGCCACCAGAGCTTGCCCACACAGCTGAGCTACACGTGCTGGATGTGGCGGGCAACCG gctgcaGAGTCTGCCATTTGCACTCACGCACCTCAACCTGAAGGCCTTGTGGCTAGCAGAGAACCAGGCGCAGCCCATGCTTCGGTTCCAGACCGAGGATGACGCCCAGACAGGCGAGAAGGTTCTCACCTGCTACCTGCTGCCTCAGCAGCCGCTGCCCAGCCTTG AGGACCCTGGGCTGCGGAGCAGCCCTTCGGAAAGCTGGGGTGACGCCCCGCTCAGCCGTGTCAGCGTCATCCAGTTCCTGGAGGCCCCCGTGGGTGACGACGACCCGGAGGAAGCCGCTGCTGAGAAACGG GGTCTGCAGCGTCGGGCTACGCCACACCCCAGCGAGCTCAAGGTGATGAAGAGGGGTGTGGAGCGCCGGAGCGAAGCCACCTCCTGCAGGCCTGACCCTGTGCCACCCTCACCCTCCGAGGAG GAGAAGAGGCTGAGCATTGAGTCTGGCCTGAGTGCAGACTCGCACCTGTCTGCCGGCACAGCCTCCCAGGGCGAGCCTGAGGACCCGCTGGCTGAGGAGGAGGGGCTGAGCCAGCAGGAACCCATGCCAGCCACCCAGGAGGAGGTCATGGAGGAGACCTACGAAGAG CCCACCGTGCGCTTCGCGGAGGACACGCTGCTCCTGCCCAGGGAGGATGGCGAGAGTGAGGAGGGCCAGCCAGAGGCGCCCTGGCCCTTGCCAGGGGGCAGACAGAGGCTCATCCGCAAAGACACGCCCCACTACAAGAAGCACTTCAAGATCTCCAAGCTGCCCCAGCCTGAGGCCGTGgtggccctcctgcaggggacacCGCCAGACAGTGAGGGCccggtgggggctgggggctggcacAATGGCCCCCACATGTCCTGGGCTCCGAGagcagaagaagaggaggaaggcgaggctgaggaggaagaggagggggcggcggtggaggaggagaaggcggcCGCCTCTGTACCTTCTGTCAAG GGGGTGTCGTTTGACCAGGCCAATAACCTGCTGATAGAGCCCGCTCGCATTGAGGAGGAAGAG CTGACACTCACCATTGTGCGGCAGACGGGGGGCCTGGGCATCAGCATTGCGGGTGGCAAGGGCTCCACGCCCTATAAGGGGGATGACGAG GGCATTTTCATTTCCCGTGTGTCTGAGGAGGGCCCTGCGGCTCGGGCTGGGGTCCGAGTAGGTGACAAGCTCCTTGAG GTGAATGGCGTGGCCCTGCAGGACGCGGAGCACCAGCAGGCCGTGGAGGCGCTGCGTGGGGCGGGCGCCACCGTGCACATGCGGCTGTGGCGGGAGCGCATGGTGGAGCCTGAGAACGCGGTCACCGTCACGGCCCTGCGGCCCGAGGATGACTACAGCCCGCGGGAGCGGCGAGGGGGCAGCCTGCGCCTGCCCCTGCTCCCACCCGAGCCCCCCAGGCCCCCCCGCCAGCGCCACGTGGCCTGCCTTGTGCGCAGCGAGAAGGGGCTGGGCTTCAGCATCGCAGGCGGGAAAGGCTCCACGCCCTACCGGACCGGCGACGGG GGCATCTTCATCTCCCGCATCGCTGAGGGGGGCGCCGCCCACCGGGCAGGCACCCTGCAGGTCGGCGACCGCGTCCTTTCT ATCAACGGGGTGGACATGACCGAGGCCAGGCACGACCATGCCGTCTCCCTGCTGACCGCCGCCTCGCCCACCATCGCCCTGTTGCTGGAGCGGGAGGCTGGGGGGCCCCGAGCCCCGAGCCCTCCGCCccactcctccccacccaccactgctgcccctgctgccccaggggAGCCCGGGCCTCTGAGGCTGTCCCCTGGTTTGCTGGCCGCTGCCCTGGAGGGGCCGTACCCAGTGGAG GAGATCTGTCTGCCCAGAGCGGGGGGCCCCTTGGGGCTCAGCATCGTTGGGGGCTCCGACCACTCCAGCCACCCATTCGGTGTCCAGGAGCCTGGCGTGTTCATTTCTAAG GTGCTCCCGCGGGGCCTGGCTGCACGCAGCGGCCTGCGGGTCGGGGACCGCATCCTGGCAGTGAATGGGCAGGATGTGCGGGAGGCCACGCACCAGGAAGCCGTCAGCGCCCTGCTCCGGCCCTGCCTGGAGCTGGTACTGCTCGTGCGGAGGGACCCGCCGCCCCCGGGCATGCGGGAACTGTGCATCCAGAAGGCCCCCGGGGAGAGGCTGGGCATCAGCATCCGTGGGGGCGCCAAGGGCCACGCTGGAAACCCCTGCGACCCCACCGATGAGGGCATTTTCATCTCCAAG GTGAGCCCCACGGGAGCAGCTGGGCGAGACGGCCGTCTGCGGGTGGGGCTGCGGCTGCTGGAGGTAAACCAGCAGAGCCTGCTGGGCCTGACACACGGCGAGGCCGTGCAACTGCTGCGCAGCGTGGGCGACACCCTGACCGTGCTGGTCTGCGACGGTTTCGACACCAGCACTGCCACCCCCGAG GTGTCCCCAGGCGTCATCGCCAACCCCTTCGCAGCTGACCTTGGCCGCCGGAACAGCCTGGAAAGCATCTCCTCCATCGACCGAGAGCTGAGCCCTGAGGGCCCCGGCAAG GAGAAGGAGCTGCCCGGACAGATCCCACTGTGGGGCCCGGAGGCCACG GTGCTGCCTGGAAGTGGAGAGATGGCTGAGGTCCCCTGCTCCCCTGGCCACCAGCAG CCCCCGTCCCCGCCCTCCCCTGCCGAGCTGCCGGCCAACGTGAAGCAAGCCTATAGGACGTTCGCCGCTGTGCCCGGCCTACACCCGCCTCTGGACACCCCTGCCCAG ccccccatgCCTGGGCCCACGGCCTCGCCGGAGCAGCTGTCCTTCCGCGAGCGGCAGAAATACTTCGAGCTGGAGATGCGGGTGCCCCAGGCCGAGGGCCCCCCTAAGCGCGTGTCGCTGGTGGGCGCCGACGACCTGCGGAAGatgcaggaggaggagg CCCGCAAGCTACAGCAGAAGAGGGCACAGATGCTGCGCGACGCAGCGGCCGACACGGTGCGCCCAGAAGCTGATGCTCCCGAGGACGAGGAGCCTGAGGAGGAGCCACTCTGGGCCGGCCAGGGCCCCGTGGCTGAAGG GCTCGGCCCCGCGTCTCCCCCACCGCAGGGAGGCGGCGCCCCAGTGCGGACGGCCAAGGCCGAGCGGCGCCACCAGGAGCGGCTTCGTGTGCAGagccccgagctgccggccccaGAGCGGGCCCTGTCCCCAGCTGAGCGCCGCGCCCTGGAGGCGGAGAAGCGGGCGCTGTGGAGGGCGGCCAG GATGAAGTCCCTGGAGCAGGACGCCCTCCGTGCACAGATGGTCCTCAGCAAGTCCCAGGAGGGCCGAAGCAAGCGGGGACCCCTGGAGCGCCTGGCCGAGGCCCCCTCGCCCGCGCCCACCCCATCACCCACCCCCTTGGAAG ACCTCGGCCCCCAGACCGGCACCTCCCCAGGACGATTG TCCCCAGATTTCACTGAGGAGCTGAGGTCCTTGGAACCACCTTCAAGCCCAG GTCTGCCAGAGGAGGATGGAGAGGTGGCCATGGTGCTTCTGGGCAGGCCCTCTCCAGGCTCTGCGGGTCCCGAGGAGGTGGCCTTGTGCAGCAGCCGCCGGGCCGTGCGGCCAGGGCGCCGGGGCCTGGGCCCAGTACCCTCCTAG